Genomic window (Gammaproteobacteria bacterium):
CCATCGGTATCCACGAAGCTGTCGATGTCCGACCAGTCGTAGCGTGTTTCGGCACGGATCTCCACCGCATCGATGGGCAGATAAGCGAGCGTCGCGGTGACCTCTTTCCACTCCTGTGCCACGCCGGTGCGGAAGCCGTCCTCGTCATCGAACCACTCGCCGCGTAGCACTGCGCGCCATTGCTCGGCGAACTGGTAATTGGCGTAGCCCGCGACGCCTTTCCACTCGGCGTCCGAACCAGCGGCGACGGCGTCTTCCTGCTGCGCCCAATCGCCATTGACCACGAAAATAAGCGAGTCGGAGAACAGGTAGCTCACCACCACATCGACCAGGTCGCGCCTGCCGACTACCGCGCCGGGCTCGTTACCGGTATAAGCGGCTGCTGAAACATTGATAAAATCGGTGGGCGAGAACGAGGCGCCTAATTCGAGCGTCTTCTCGTCGGCGACATCGCCATCGGCGGCGACAGCGGCCGATTCTTTCAACACATCCCAGCCGTTGTTCACGCCCACAGTGAACTTGGCGCCGCCGGCGGTCTCCATGCTGGCGCGCACGCCAGTGTGCGTGAACGGAATGGCATAACCAAACAGGATAGAGCGGCTGAAGTTTAAGTTGGCCGGGCTTTCGATCACTTCCGCTCCCGCCAAGGTGACAAATTTGCCACCCACAAACGTGAAGGGTCCGGTGGCGTATTGGGCGAAGGCCTCCTGCACATCGAATTCGTCATCGGCGCCGGTGCCGAGCGGCGCGAATACGTTGGCATCCGACCCGGCGCTCAACTGTACCAGCCCGCCAAAACCATCTTCGGGCAGATAGCTTGCGGTTACATCCACTAGGTGCAAATTGAAGCTCTTGCGTTCACGGTCGAACACGCGGTTTGGGACGTCGCTGGTAAAACCTCCCGCGCCCGATAGGTAGGTGAACGAGGTATCAACATACCCCGTGAGAGTTACACCGGAAGCGTCAAGTATCTCCCCAATTGTTGGGGCGCTCGCGTCGTCGGACTCTGCGTGAGCCGCCGCTACGTGTACGAGGAGGCCAGCACAGAGGCTGGCCAAGAAGATGGGCTTCATAAGTTGCTCCGTTGTCTAAGGTTGATGGTCTTTCAGACGCCATGCTCCTACGTCTACGCGGCCAGAGCATTTCCTGTACCAGTCCGCAATACGCCGTCAAAACAATGACTTGAATGGCCAACCAGCCCTGATGCACAGTTATCCCGCACTATCAAAGCGCGTCGTGCCGGTCTGGCGCACTCGTTTAGTGCGGTATGGACAACGCGCTGAAACGCCAATACTCTAGCCCTATATTGGACGCGAGAGAGAAGCTGAGATGATCGAAACCAAGCTCTTGGACGACCTCGCCCGCAAACTGGCCGGCACGATGCCGCGCGGCGTGAGCGCATTTCAGCGAGAAATTGAAAAGAACCTTCGCGCCGGACTTGAGGCCGTGTTCCAGCGTCTGGACCTGGTGACGCGCGAGGAATACGAGGTGCAGGTGGCGCTGCTGGCCCGCAGCCGCGATAAGCTGGCAGCGATGGAGGCGCGGATCGCCGAACTGGAAGGCAAAGGCGAAGCCAAAACGCCTCCGGCGCAAGACCATCGAGCGCCTTTCGACACGATTTAGCCGGTAGCCCAGTCCGAGGCCGTGTGCGAGCACTCCCGCAAGCTCGCACAATAGCTCTCGTCATGACGAGCTGACTTCGCGGCGCCACACCGGTTAGCGCTGCGGCGCGGACAAGCCTCGCGCACTGTAAGGTCTGATAGAATCACAGGCTCGTCAAACAAGAACGACATAATCCTTGTCCCTCGCCATCGTTCTAAGCCGCGCGCAGCAGGGTATCGACGCGCCATCGGTCAGCGTTGAGGTTCATCTGGCGAACGGCCTGCCCGGCCTGTCCATCGTCGGTCTGCCTGAAACAGCGGTGAAGGAGAGCAAGGACAGGGTGCGCGCCGCGTTACTTAACGCAAAGTTCGAATTCCCGATGCGACGCATCACCGTCAATCTGGCGCCGGCCGATCTACCCAAAGAGGGTGGGCGTTTCGATCTGCCCATCGCTCTGGGCATTCTCGCGGCCTCGGGGCAGATGCCCTCGAAAGGGCTGGATGCATATGAATTCGTCGGAGAACTGGGTTTGAGCGGCGAACTGCGCGCAATCCGTGGCGCGCTGCCCGTGGCGTTGCAGGCGCGCGCCGCGAACAGAACACTGGTGGTGCCGCGCGCCAATGCCGCGGAGGCCGTGCTGGTGAAAGATTGCCGCGTGCTGGCGGCCGATCATCTGTTGCAGTTGTGCGCGCATCTGTCCGGCGCGGAACCGCTCATACCCTTCGCATACGAACCGTCTCGCGTGCATGTGCATGCGGAACTGGACCTGAGTGACGTACGCGGCCAGCACCGCGCGCGGCGCGCGCTGGAAATTGCCGCGGCCGGCGGCCACAACCTGATTATGATCGGGCCACCCGGCACGGGCAAAACCATGCTGGCCAGCCGCCTGCTCACCATCCTGCCACCCATGACCGACCGCGAAGCCATTGAATCAGCGGCCATCCTGTCCATCAGCGAACAAGGCTTTAATGCTCGCGACTGGCTTAAGCGGCCATTCCGCGCGCCGCACCACACCGCCTCTGGCGTGGCGCTGGTGGGCGGCGGCTCCAACCCCCGCCCCGGCGAGATATCGCTCGCGCACCACGGCGTCTTGTTTCTGGACGAGCTGACTGAATTCGATCGGCGGGTGCTGGAGGTGCTGCGCGAACCGCTGGAGACCGGACGGATCACCATCTCGCGCGCCGCGCGCCAAGCCGACTTTCCGGCGCGCTTTCAACTGGTCGCGGCAATGAATCCCTGCCCGCAGGGCTACGACTGCGATTTACGCGGCAACTGCTCGTGTACGATCGACCAGCAGCGCCGGCACCGCGCGCGTATTTCGGCGCCGCTGCTGGACCGTATCGATCTGCATATCGACGTGCCGCGCGTGCCGCGTGAGGCATTGCGCGCCGATGGTGGACTCCCGGCGGAAAGCAGTGCAGCCGTCCGCGCGCGAGTGGTGCAGGCGCGAAGCCGACAATACGAACGGCGCGGCATGAGCAATGCCCTGCTGCGCAACCGCGATGTGGAGAGCACCTGCGGCCTCGAAGCGGCGGATCATTCGTTGCTGGATCAGGCCATGAACCGCTTCAAGCTATCAGCGCGCGCGTACCATCGAATCCTGAAAGTCGCCCGCACTATCGCCGACCTGGAAGGAACCGATAACATCCGCACGCCGCACTTGAGCGAGGCTATTTCGTACCGGACTCTGGACCGGCTGCTGGCGAACTAAATGAAGCCGGTCAGCATCTTCCACAGAGGCGCCAGATGAGCAGGAACGAAACCGCGACCCCGGAAGCGACGCAGCTCAAGCGCGCCATCAGCAAACCGCTGCTGGTGGTGTTCGTGACCGGCGATATCCTGGGCGCGGGCATTTACGCGGTGGCCGGCGAAATCGCGAGCCAGGTGGGTAGCGCGGTGTGGGCGCCGATGCTGCTGGCGTTCGCGCTCGCGATGCTGACCGCGACGTCGTATTCCGAACTCGTTACCAAATATCCGCAGGCGGCCGGTGCGGCGCTGTACGTGCACAAGGCGTTCGGGCTGCCATTTTTGACCTTCATCATCGCCGTGGCGGTCATGGCTTCGGGCATTGCTTCGGCCAGCACCTCGGCGCTCGCCTTCGCGCAATACTTAAGCGCCCTGGTTTCGTTTCCGCAGGTGCTCGCCGCGCTGGCCTTTCTGCTGGTGCTGACCTTCATCAACTATCGCGGGATATCCGAGTCGATCAAGCTCAATCTCGGCTTGACGGCCATCGAGGTGTCGGGTCTGCTGATCGTAATCGTCATCGGCGGCATGGCGCTGGCAAGTGGCAGCGGCGATGTATCGCGCGCGCTGGAATTCAGGACCGATACTGCCATTCCGCTGGCGATTCTCAGCGGCGCCGCGCTAGCCTTTTTCTCGTTTGTCGGTTTTGAAGATTCGGTTAACTGCGCGGAGGAGACGCAGAATCCGCGGCAAATTTTCCCCTTCGCGTTATTTACAGGCTTGACGATCGCGCTCGTGTTTTATCTGCTGGTGGTGCTCACCGCGGCTGTCGTTCTGCCCACCGACAAACTGGTCGGCTCCAGCGCGCCGCTGCTGGACGTTGTCAGGATCGGCGCACCGGCTTTTCCCGCGAAAGTATTTGCCTTCATCGCGCTGCTGGCGGTCACCAATACGGCGCTGATCAATCTCATCATGGCCTCGCGACTGCTCTATGGGCTCTCGAATCAGGGCATCGTGCCGGCGTTGTTCGGCCGCGTCCATCAGACACGTCAGACCCCGTGGGTCGCGATCCTGGTGGTGTCCGGCGTCGCGGTCGCGCTGGTGTCTACCGGCAGCATCGCGGCGCTGGCGGGCACCACGGTGCTACTGCTGCTGTCGGTATTCACCTTGGTCAATGTGTCGGTGCTGGTGCTTCGTCGGGACAAAATCAGCGAGCAGCATTTTCGTGCGCCGACTCTGATTCCGGTGCTGGGCGCGATCTCCTGTGCGGGCCTGGTCGTGTTTACGATCGTGATCGATCCGTTCGCAACCTTGCGCGCCGTGCTGCTGATCGGCGTCGGTATCGTCCTGTGGTTTGTCAATCGCGCGTTTCACGGGCGGGTTAAAGAGATCGACAACACGCGCTTGATCAAGTGAATGCTGTCTCGCGCCGGCCGCGGATTCATCGTCGCGCTGCGGCAGCACTTTTGGCCTCGTCGTCTGCCGGGTGATAAAGTGAGGTATCCGCGGTCAATGACTGATGAGGAGGCCTCCTTGAGCATATCCGATTTTCCCGCATTTCCAAAAGAATTCAGCAAGCTGGGCGGCGCTGGCAAAGGCCGCGACGCCGTCGGCAAGAATTGGTTTCGAATCCTCACGGCGGAACTTGGCGGACTTAAGCCGCATGAACGCGCGCTTGATGCCGGCTGCGGCTTGGGCCGCATGGCGGTGCCGTTGATGGCCTATCTGCGCGAGCCCGGCTCGTACGACGGCTTTGACATTTCGCCCGAAGGCATTGCCTGGTGCCAGCAACACATCACCGGGAGACAACCCAACTTTCGTTTCCAGGTCGCGGACATCCGCAACACGCAGTACAACCCCAAAGGCAACCAGAAGGCGAGCGAGTACCGCTTTCCTTATCAGGATCAATCGTTCGACCTGGTGTTCATGGCGTCGGTGTGCACGCATCTGATGCCTGACGAGATACGGCAATATCTGTCGGAAACCAGCCGCGTGCTGAACACCGGCGGTCGCTGCGTGATTTCATATTTTCTGCTGAACGAGGCGTCGCTCAAACGCATTAAGGCAGGCAAGCTCAATCCCCCGCAGCGCAGCTTCAGCCACGATTACGGCACATACCGCGTGCAGAACCAACAGGTGCCCGAAGCCGCCATCGCGCACGACGAAGCATCCGTGCGCGAGTTATACAACCGGTACGGCCTGAGCATCACAGAACCGATTCACTACGGCGGCTGGGCCGCGCGCAAAAGCGCTCTCGGCGTCAACCACAATCAGGATTTGGTGCTGGCGATCAAGGCCTGACAATTTCCCAGGCTTGTGACAAAACCCAACATCCTCTGGATCTGCACCGACCAGCAACGTTTCGACACGCTGGGCTGTTACGGCAATCCGTACGTGCACACGCCGAACCTTGATAGTCTGGCGGAGCAGGGTGTGCTGTTCGAGCAGGCGTATTGCCAGAGCCCGGTATGTACGCCCAGCCGCGCGAGTTTCTTGACCGGCCGTTATCCGCGAACCACGCGCTGCCGCATGAACGGACAGGCGATCCCGGCCGACGAGAAACTCGTCTCGAAGCTGTTGGCGGACGGTGGATACAACTGCGGGCTGGCGGGCAAACTGCATATTGCGCCGACGCACCCTTCCGTATCGCCGCTGACGGAGCGGCGTATACACGACGGTTTCGCCGAGTTCCACTGGTCGCATCATCCAAATCCCGACTGGCCGACAGACGAATATCAACACTGGCTGCGCGGCCACGGTAAGGCATACAGCGTCACGCCGCTCAAGGGATCGAAGCACGTTGAAATCGGCATGGAGGCCGACTATCACCATACGACGTGGTGCGCGGAAAAGGCCATTCACTTCATGCAGGCCAACGCGCGGTACAAACGACCGTGGATGTTTGTCGTGGATATTTTCGATCCGCATCATCCGTTCGATCCGCCGAGGACGTACCTGGAACGTTACCTTGACAGGCTCGATGAGATTCCACTTCCGGCATACGTCCCCGGCGAGCTGGATAGCAAACCCCATTATCAGCGTGCACGGCACGGAAGCGCATCGCGCCGGAAAAAGGCGCTTGCCTACGAGAGTCTGACTAGCAAGGATCACCGGCTGCTGCGTGCTGCGTACTGGGCGATGGTGGACCTGATCGATGCGCAGGTGGGGCGCATGCTGGCCGCGCTGGAAGAAACCGGACAGCGCGATAACACCTTGGTAATTTTCATGTCCGATCACGGCGAGTTGCTGGGCGACCACGGCATGTATCTCAAAGGCCCGTTTTTTTATGACGTGTCGGTGCGGGTGCCGCTGATCGTTTCGATGCCGGGCATGGTGCGCGGCGGGCGCCGCGAGTCCTCGTTCGTCGAGTTGGCGGACCTGGCCCCGACGTTGCTGGAGGCCGCCGGACTGCCGGTATTTGCGGGCATGCAGGGGCGCTCGTTATGGAAACTTTTAACCAGCAAAAGGAAACAAATAACGCATCGCGACGACGTGTACTGCGAACATTACGATGCAAGCCTCGGCAACCGCAGTGCGGGCGCGCGGGCAACGATGGTGCGCACCCAAACGCACAAGCTGATCGCATTTCATGGCGAGGAATTAGGCGAACTTTACGATCTCTCGCAAGACCCCGGCGAACACGAAAACAGGTGGGCCGATCCCGCTTACGAGCAGGTAAAGCGCGAACTGCTGATCAGGCTCTGCGACCGCATGGCCGCTACGGTGGACCCGCTGCCGCCGCGGGTTGCGCCTTGGTGAGCGCCCGAATTCCTCAAGCGAGTGCGCGCAGCCGCGTACGCGCGGCGACGTTGCTTATCAGGCCCGGAAACAACCGGCAGGCCGCGACGCCGAAGCTTTGCACCACAGGTTTGTCGAAGGCGCGTCCCAGTAGAGACGCCACGTCGATTTGCGGGGACAGCTCCGCGAACGCGCGCGCATGAAAGCAGGGCGCGCGGTTGCCATCGATAAGGAACTCGCTGACCGCGAGCCTTGCGGTGTGCAGCGCGATCGACATCCCTTCACCGCAGAACGACGGGATAACGGCGAACTGGTCGCCCAGCCGATAAATGCTATCCGCGCCTTCGCTTTCTTCCGAGCCCGCGCCCGCATGCACGAAGCCGTAAGGCAGGCCTGTGATCGCCGCGGGACGCCGCCAGCACGGGTTTGCATGATCGACGAATTCGCGAAAAGCTACACACGAGCCGGAAATATACTCCAGCAGCCTGCTCCAGTCTCTCCCGATGCGCGCGAAGCGCTGGCGCGTGACGACCAGACACAGGTTGGCTTTTCCGTCCTCGATCAGCTGCAAACCGGCGTATCCGCCGTTAAACAATATCATTTCGACGTGTTCGGCCAGCGCCTGACGCTGCGCCCTCGTGCAGGCAAAGTGCATTTTGAAGCCGATAAAATCATTCTGCGTGCCGGGGCGCCTTTTCAGCGCCGGAAACTCGTGTTTACCGGTCGCGAGAAACACGGCGTCGGCTTTCGCGCCGAACCTGTCTTTGGCCCCGACTCGCCAGCCCTCGCCGGCCGGCGTGATACAAGAAACCTTGCCGCCGCGATGAATCGTCGCGCCATAATCCGCCGCCTGCGCCAGCAACTGCTCGTCCATCAAAAAACGTGACAGGCTCAGACCGATAAACGGCAATCGCGCCCGCGCGCGGCGCCTGCCATGATGCACGCGCACAAACCGCAGCGGCACCGCCCCCAGCCGCACCGCATCGATACCCAGTTCAGTCAGATATTGCTGCGCCTCGAAGCTTAAGAACTCCCCGCAGACCTTGTGATGCGCGTGCTTTTGTTTTTCTATCAGCAGAGTCTTTTTGCCCGCCCGCGCAAGATGGCACGCCGCCGCGCCGCCGGCCAGCCCGCCGCCGACGACGATCGCATCCCACTGGCGTGCCTCTTGCCTCAACATCCGCGCGGGTCGCGGTGAGCATGGGTTCGGCCGGCGCTGCGAAAAAAAGGGCAAATGAGCCATCAATGCGCGATCTGGAACATCATGCTTTCCGTCGTCAGACCGGGACCGAAGGCCAGCGCGCAACCCAGCGCGGCGGACGGCGCGCGATCGAGCATCTGTTGCAGGATGAACATCACCGTGGCGGATGACATGTTGCCGAAACGCCTTAAGATATCGCGCGAGTAGTCCAGTTCGTCGTCGCGCAGATGCAGCGCCGATGCCACCGCATCCAGCACTGAGCGACCACCGGGATGCACCGCCCATAGCGCGATGTCCTTACGCCGGTGCGCGCCGAGGATAGCCTCAATGCTCACCGGCAGTTCGCCGCCAATGGTGTGCGGCACGCGACCCGACAAGTGCATATCAAAGCCCAGCCGGCCGATACGCCAGGTGATCTGTTCGCTGCTTTGCGGCGCGATCACCGCGCGAAAATCGAGCAGTTCGATACCGTGGGGCTCGGCGCTGACCAGGCACGCGGCGCAGCCGTCGGCGAAGACCAGAAATGAAAGCACCTGCGCCAGATCGTCGGCCTCCTGCAGATGTATGGTGCAAAGCTCGAGGTTAAGCACCAGCACGCGCGCACCGGCCTCGGAGCGCACGATATGACGCGCCAGCTTCAGGGCGTTGATCGCGGCGTAACATCCCATGAAACCTACGGTGGTGCGTTCCACCGAAGGAGACAGACCGAAGCGCTCGATGATCTGCAGGTCTAGGCCCGGCGCATAGAATCCGGTGCAGGACACAACGATCAGGTGCGTCACCTTTTCGGCGCCCTGCGGCAAGCCCAGTTTTTCCAGCGTGCGCGAAGCCAGCCGCAAGGCGTGGACTTCGTAAAACCGCATGCGGGTCTGAGTGTCCGGGAAGCGTCCCGCGACGTAGAAATCATCGCAATCCAGACTGTCGGGCGCTGGGTTCGGCTTGACGTAGGAGTAGCGATGTTCGATCTGCGCACGCTCCGCCATGCGCTTGAACAGGCGCCTGGATCTGGGATCGGTCAGCAGGCGCGGGGCGTATTCGACGAACTTGTCGTGCACGTCATGGTCGGGCGCCGCGGTGGCGATTCGGTTGATATAGGCGCTGAACATGTTGAGAAGAAATGGTTGGCAAAAACGTCCTGGCGTCGTAACGAGAGGCAGGATACGCGCGCGACACCTGACCGTTCGGGAATACGTCAGAATCCGACACTCATCAGCGCCGCACGTTCCCGTGTGGCCCGTTATGCGCGGCGGCGACAGCGTGTGCTGTCCTGGTTCGAACGCGCCTTGTGTCGGCGCGCGCGGACGCGCGGCAGGCGAGAACTACTGCACCGCGTTCAACATGTAGTCGACCGCCGCCTTTACGTCTTCATCGCTGAGCTGCGGATTGCCGCCTTTGGGCGGCATCGCGCCGCCACCATTGATAGCGGTCTCGTAGAGATGCGTCTTGCCCTCCTTCAGGTGACTGGCCCATGCCGCCTTGTCACCGTATTTGGGCGCGCCGGCCATGCCCGTGCCGTGACACGAGGCGCAGACACTTTCATATGTTTTTTTGCCAGCGGTCATTGACGCACCGGCGGCTGTGCCTGCCTTGCCTCCAGCCTTGTTCGACGGCGCGTTCTTGCCGCCGGCTTCGGTTGAGCTTTTGGCGCTGTCATTCGCGCCCGCTGCCTTGGCGTTCGAAACCTGCGCGATGATGTAGTCTACGGCCCCCTTGACCTCGTCCTCGCTCAGCTGCGAATGACCGCCCTTGGCCGGCATCGCCCCGATACCGCCGATGGCGCTGGTGTATAGCGCCTGCGGGCCCTTGACGATACGCGCTTTCCACGCCGCCTTGTCCGTCACCATGGGCGCCCCGAGCGCGCCCGAATCATGACAAGAAGAACACATGGCCTGATAGGTCGACTTGCCTTCAGGCGACGCACCCCGCTGGGCTGCCTGCGCCACGTCCGCCGGCGCCGCCCCTGATGTCGCGGAGGCCTGTTTGGTCTGGCCCGATTTTGCCTGCCCGCCCGAGGCCTTGCCGCCCGAAACTTGCGCGATAATGTAGTCAACTGCCCCCTTGACCTCATCCTCGCTCAGCTGCGAATGGCCGCCCTTGGCCGGCATCGCGCCTACGCCGTTGATGGCGCTGCTGTAAAGCGCCTCTGCGCCTATGGCGATACGCGCTTGCCATTGGGCTTTGTCCGTCACCATGGGCGCCCCAAGCGCGCCCGAATCATGGCAGGAAGAACACATGGCCTGATAGGTCGACTTGCCTTCAGGCGACGCGCCCCGCTGGGCTGCCTGCGCGATGTCAGCCGGTGGCGCCCCTGACGGCGCGGACGCTTGTTGCGACTGGCCCGTCTTGGCCTTTCCGCCCGCGGCCTTGGCCGTCTGCCCGCCGCCAGAAACCGTAGCCACGATGTAGTCGACCGCCGCCTGCACCTCCTCGTCGGAGAGACTGGGATCGCCGCCCTTGGCGGGCATCGCCCCGATGCCGTTGATAGCGTGATCATAAAGTGTCTGCTTGCCTTGCTTGATGCGCGATTCCCAGTCGGCCTTAGCGGTTATTTTCGGCGCGCCGCTCGCGCCCGAGTCGTGACACGAGGAGCAGACCTGCGCATACGTCTGCTCACCGGCCGCGCTACCGCCACCCGCCGCCGCGGTCTGGGTCGCTTTTGGCACTTCTCCGGAATGCGCCTCGCCCACCGGCGCGGTACGCTCCGCCACCTGCTTTTCGATCATGGGCCCGTAATCGACGGTGTTGTACGACATCAACACCCGCGCAATCACGAATATCACCACCGTGAACACCACCAGCCCGCCAAGTACGATTAAGAACTGCGACATGAATTGTTTATCATCCTGGGTCACGCGCGGCCTCCAGTATCAGCCAGATTATTTGTTTCGGGATAGGCCGGATGGCCCGTGTAGTGGTCTATCAGACTTGAATATTGCGACAAAACACAAAGCGGACAGGCTCAGGATTATAGGATAAGCGGTATACTCGCACCACCTGCGATGCAAGCACCGCGAACGAAAGTTCCCGGTTTCCAGCAAAAATCGCCGTTGTCGTAAGCCGGCCGGCATGGATGTTATCGTCGGGGCTTGCTAACCTAATTGGAATTGCGCCCGTAGCTCAGATGGATAGAGTGTCGGCCTCCGAAGCCGAAGGTCACAGGTTCGAATCCTGTCGGGCGCGCCACCTTCTATTCGTATCTCATCAAAGCCATCCCTGGCGAAACATTGCGACTGCCCTGAACTCCGGCCCGCACCTCCTTGTGCGGGCGCTCTCCGGTAAAGCGCTTCACTGGATCGATTTCTTGATCAGGCTCGCCCCTGCTGTCCCATCGAGCAGCGATCTTATCGCGCCGGCTCCGTTTCGACGACTGAGGAGATTTTACTCGGGATTAGGCAACGGCCCATGTCGTTGCAGGCTTGCACATTGACGATCGCCTGGAGGTTGTCCGGCCCGTGGCCCGCACCGGGCGCGTGCAGCGTGACTGACAGGATGGTGTCGTCGCTATAAACAGCAATGGGCTTGTCGAAGCCTTCTTTCAGCAGACGCCCGCGCGGATAATTCACCACAGCCTCGACCGGCTGTTTTCCCTGTACGACTTTTAGAGTGGTGGGTATCAGAAATTCCATGGACGCGGGATTCGCGTTGACGTGCCAGCCGCGCGCGATATCCAGCGTCACGTCGATGCCGGAGAGCGCGCCGTTCGCGGACCGCGGCAGAGCACGAACCTTGACGTAGTCGGCGCTCTGCGGAAGCGCCGAGGATGCATTTTGAGCGCGCGAGGCGGATTTATCTGTAACGTCCGCCGCACTGTCGGCGCGTTCCGTCATAGGTAGGTTCGCTGGTTGCGAACTCAAGTAACCGTAAACACCGCAGACCAACGCCACGACAATTGCGACGATCACGAAAAGATTATTTCTACTCATAGAAGTCAGTACCGGGTTAATGGCGCGACGCGCGGGGTTATCCTCCCGGTTTCATCGGTCGCCTCCACGATGGCTTCGATCAGCTGGCTCGCGCCGAACAGATCGGGGAAGCGGCTGACAATCCTGCCATCGCCTTCGATCACAATGGCGAACGGAATCCCGCCGCCGCCAAATGAGCGCAACAGGCGCTGTTGAGGCGCATCCGCCTGCGTCATGTCCACTTGCAGTGTCAGCAGCCCCGACTCACTGGCCAGCGCCACGACTTCGGCGTCGCTGTAAACCGTGCGCTCCAGCACCTTGCAGTTGATGCACCAGTCGGCCGTGAATTCGATTAGCAGAGGCCGCTGCTGCTCGAGTGCGGCCGTGCGTCGTGCATGGCTATACGGCTGCCACGGCAGCGGCTCGCTGTCGCGCAGCGAATCCGCGGCAACCAGCGATCCCACCAGCGCGACGCACACCGCGGGC
Coding sequences:
- a CDS encoding porin, translated to MKPIFLASLCAGLLVHVAAAHAESDDASAPTIGEILDASGVTLTGYVDTSFTYLSGAGGFTSDVPNRVFDRERKSFNLHLVDVTASYLPEDGFGGLVQLSAGSDANVFAPLGTGADDEFDVQEAFAQYATGPFTFVGGKFVTLAGAEVIESPANLNFSRSILFGYAIPFTHTGVRASMETAGGAKFTVGVNNGWDVLKESAAVAADGDVADEKTLELGASFSPTDFINVSAAAYTGNEPGAVVGRRDLVDVVVSYLFSDSLIFVVNGDWAQQEDAVAAGSDAEWKGVAGYANYQFAEQWRAVLRGEWFDDEDGFRTGVAQEWKEVTATLAYLPIDAVEIRAETRYDWSDIDSFVDTDGSVDDSQYSVGLEAIYKF
- a CDS encoding accessory factor UbiK family protein produces the protein MIETKLLDDLARKLAGTMPRGVSAFQREIEKNLRAGLEAVFQRLDLVTREEYEVQVALLARSRDKLAAMEARIAELEGKGEAKTPPAQDHRAPFDTI
- a CDS encoding YifB family Mg chelatase-like AAA ATPase — protein: MSLAIVLSRAQQGIDAPSVSVEVHLANGLPGLSIVGLPETAVKESKDRVRAALLNAKFEFPMRRITVNLAPADLPKEGGRFDLPIALGILAASGQMPSKGLDAYEFVGELGLSGELRAIRGALPVALQARAANRTLVVPRANAAEAVLVKDCRVLAADHLLQLCAHLSGAEPLIPFAYEPSRVHVHAELDLSDVRGQHRARRALEIAAAGGHNLIMIGPPGTGKTMLASRLLTILPPMTDREAIESAAILSISEQGFNARDWLKRPFRAPHHTASGVALVGGGSNPRPGEISLAHHGVLFLDELTEFDRRVLEVLREPLETGRITISRAARQADFPARFQLVAAMNPCPQGYDCDLRGNCSCTIDQQRRHRARISAPLLDRIDLHIDVPRVPREALRADGGLPAESSAAVRARVVQARSRQYERRGMSNALLRNRDVESTCGLEAADHSLLDQAMNRFKLSARAYHRILKVARTIADLEGTDNIRTPHLSEAISYRTLDRLLAN
- a CDS encoding amino acid permease; the protein is MSRNETATPEATQLKRAISKPLLVVFVTGDILGAGIYAVAGEIASQVGSAVWAPMLLAFALAMLTATSYSELVTKYPQAAGAALYVHKAFGLPFLTFIIAVAVMASGIASASTSALAFAQYLSALVSFPQVLAALAFLLVLTFINYRGISESIKLNLGLTAIEVSGLLIVIVIGGMALASGSGDVSRALEFRTDTAIPLAILSGAALAFFSFVGFEDSVNCAEETQNPRQIFPFALFTGLTIALVFYLLVVLTAAVVLPTDKLVGSSAPLLDVVRIGAPAFPAKVFAFIALLAVTNTALINLIMASRLLYGLSNQGIVPALFGRVHQTRQTPWVAILVVSGVAVALVSTGSIAALAGTTVLLLLSVFTLVNVSVLVLRRDKISEQHFRAPTLIPVLGAISCAGLVVFTIVIDPFATLRAVLLIGVGIVLWFVNRAFHGRVKEIDNTRLIK
- a CDS encoding class I SAM-dependent methyltransferase, whose product is MTDEEASLSISDFPAFPKEFSKLGGAGKGRDAVGKNWFRILTAELGGLKPHERALDAGCGLGRMAVPLMAYLREPGSYDGFDISPEGIAWCQQHITGRQPNFRFQVADIRNTQYNPKGNQKASEYRFPYQDQSFDLVFMASVCTHLMPDEIRQYLSETSRVLNTGGRCVISYFLLNEASLKRIKAGKLNPPQRSFSHDYGTYRVQNQQVPEAAIAHDEASVRELYNRYGLSITEPIHYGGWAARKSALGVNHNQDLVLAIKA
- a CDS encoding sulfatase-like hydrolase/transferase, coding for MTKPNILWICTDQQRFDTLGCYGNPYVHTPNLDSLAEQGVLFEQAYCQSPVCTPSRASFLTGRYPRTTRCRMNGQAIPADEKLVSKLLADGGYNCGLAGKLHIAPTHPSVSPLTERRIHDGFAEFHWSHHPNPDWPTDEYQHWLRGHGKAYSVTPLKGSKHVEIGMEADYHHTTWCAEKAIHFMQANARYKRPWMFVVDIFDPHHPFDPPRTYLERYLDRLDEIPLPAYVPGELDSKPHYQRARHGSASRRKKALAYESLTSKDHRLLRAAYWAMVDLIDAQVGRMLAALEETGQRDNTLVIFMSDHGELLGDHGMYLKGPFFYDVSVRVPLIVSMPGMVRGGRRESSFVELADLAPTLLEAAGLPVFAGMQGRSLWKLLTSKRKQITHRDDVYCEHYDASLGNRSAGARATMVRTQTHKLIAFHGEELGELYDLSQDPGEHENRWADPAYEQVKRELLIRLCDRMAATVDPLPPRVAPW
- a CDS encoding FAD-dependent oxidoreductase; amino-acid sequence: MLRQEARQWDAIVVGGGLAGGAAACHLARAGKKTLLIEKQKHAHHKVCGEFLSFEAQQYLTELGIDAVRLGAVPLRFVRVHHGRRRARARLPFIGLSLSRFLMDEQLLAQAADYGATIHRGGKVSCITPAGEGWRVGAKDRFGAKADAVFLATGKHEFPALKRRPGTQNDFIGFKMHFACTRAQRQALAEHVEMILFNGGYAGLQLIEDGKANLCLVVTRQRFARIGRDWSRLLEYISGSCVAFREFVDHANPCWRRPAAITGLPYGFVHAGAGSEESEGADSIYRLGDQFAVIPSFCGEGMSIALHTARLAVSEFLIDGNRAPCFHARAFAELSPQIDVASLLGRAFDKPVVQSFGVAACRLFPGLISNVAARTRLRALA
- a CDS encoding type III polyketide synthase; translation: MFSAYINRIATAAPDHDVHDKFVEYAPRLLTDPRSRRLFKRMAERAQIEHRYSYVKPNPAPDSLDCDDFYVAGRFPDTQTRMRFYEVHALRLASRTLEKLGLPQGAEKVTHLIVVSCTGFYAPGLDLQIIERFGLSPSVERTTVGFMGCYAAINALKLARHIVRSEAGARVLVLNLELCTIHLQEADDLAQVLSFLVFADGCAACLVSAEPHGIELLDFRAVIAPQSSEQITWRIGRLGFDMHLSGRVPHTIGGELPVSIEAILGAHRRKDIALWAVHPGGRSVLDAVASALHLRDDELDYSRDILRRFGNMSSATVMFILQQMLDRAPSAALGCALAFGPGLTTESMMFQIAH